A region of Sesamum indicum cultivar Zhongzhi No. 13 linkage group LG7, S_indicum_v1.0, whole genome shotgun sequence DNA encodes the following proteins:
- the LOC105166898 gene encoding uncharacterized protein LOC105166898, giving the protein MEQGSAENSSAASSEQNKQSNFVGPRSSCELSQVVHLSPQGCANDNETGFSYVNDGQITKFQPSALEFPNSSQNKQANDAGPSLLNVPFAGELLAPSEAGNEDLFAVYLKGISHSREQQMFQQENQVPKSTGDVVASADNQLVLHASNNQVMNNSYLDHLSNLPTESPLPLTLSKSGGQWSGASQISAPYGNFMGDSTIINTLHSQWATQAHPTPVMHGSSVPLRLLGINQGIPSPMNVSSGYNFANSSSGFPGSFSNYGSTFNMGSGSSYRPQNPVASRQKRKMPWQEDLAPIQKRWNSIVRGDLGQSSRSFVSSDERFTLYDKRYEEIGLPLDPHLRIFNASKGNGGAGGST; this is encoded by the exons ATGGAGCAAGGATCAGCTGAAAACTCGAGCGCAGCTTCTTCGGAGCAGAACAAGCAATCCAACTTTGTCGGACCACGCTCAAGTTGTGAACTAAGTCAAGTTGTGCATTTGTCGCCTCAAGGATGCGCTAACGATAATGAAACGGGCTTCAG CTACGTTAACGATGGTCAAATAACTAAGTTCCAGCCATCCGCTCTTGAGTTTCCGAATTCTTCACAGAACAAGCAAGCAAATGATGCGGGACCATCGCTTTTGAACGTTCCGTTTGCT GGGGAGCTGCTAGCACCATCCGAGGCTGGAAACGAAGATTTGTTCGCGGTCTACTTGAAAGGAATTTCGCATTCACGCGAGCAACAAAT GTTCcaacaagaaaatcaagtgCCTAAGAGTACTGGTGATGTCGTTGCTTCAGCCGATAATCAGTTAGTACTACATGCTAGCAACAACCAAGTCATGAACAACTCTTATCTTGATCATCTGTCAAATCTACCAACTGAATCGCCTCTACCGCTAACGTTGTCTAAATCCGGAGGCCAATGGTCTGGAGCCTCTCAAATTTCT gCACCATATGGAAACTTTATGGGTGACTCAACCATTATAAACACATTGCACTCCCAATGGGCAACACAGGCACATCCAACTCCAGTGATGCATGGATCCTCAGTTCCATTAAG ACTGCTCGGAATTAATCAAGGCATTCCAAGTCCGATGAACGTCTCAAGCGGTTATAACTTTGCAAACAGCAGCTCAGGTTTTCCCGGTAGCTTCTCAAATTATGGAAGTACCTTCAATATGGGTAGCGGCAGCTCATACCGCCCTCAAAACCCTGTCGCTTCACGACAGAAG AGAAAAATGCCCTGGCAGGAGGATCTTGCTCCAATTCAGAAAAGGTGGAACTCCATCGTCAGAGGTGATCTAGGACAAAGTTCACGCAGTTTTGTTTCTTCTGACGAAAG GTTCACATTATATGATAAAAGGTATGAAGAAATCGGTCTTCCTCTGGATCCCCATCTTCGCATTTTCAATGCAAGCAAGGGAAATGGTG GTGCTGGAGGGTCAACATAG
- the LOC105166899 gene encoding probable UDP-arabinopyranose mutase 5 isoform X1: MSQVIIKDDEVDIVIGALQSDLTSFMEAWRPMFSRFHLIIVKDPDLKEELKVPGGFNLNLYTKSDMDKVVDSSSSTISFSGYSCRYFGYLMSRKKYIISIDDDCIPAKDSKGELIDAVAQHITNLTTPATPFFFNTLYDPFSEGTDFVRGYPFSLRSGVECGLSCGLWLNLADYDAPTQALKPSARNSRYVDAVLTVPARTMLPLSGINIAFNNELVGPTLLPAFRLAKEGKFRWETVEDIWTGMCAKVVCDHLRLGVKSGLPYVWRQERGNAVESLKKEWEGVQLMEEVVPFFQSVRLSEAAVTAEDCIAEIAASVKEQLGRSNPMFARAAENMVEWIKLWKQVRSL; the protein is encoded by the coding sequence ATGTCTCAAGTTATCATTAAAGATGATGAGGTGGACATTGTCATTGGCGCCCTCCAGTCGGATCTTACATCATTCATGGAAGCATGGCGACCTATGTTTTCCCGCTTCCACCTGATAATTGTCAAAGATCCTGATCTCAAAGAGGAACTTAAAGTTCCAGGAGGATTTAACCTGAACCTCTATACAAAGTCTGATATGGACAAAGTTGTGGACTCATCATCAAgtactatttctttttccgGATACTCTTGCCGGTATTTTGGCTATCTTATGTCAcgtaaaaagtatattatctCCATTGACGATGACTGCATCCCAGCTAAAGATAGCAAGGGAGAGTTGATTGACGCTGTAGCCCAGCATATTACCAACCTTACAACTCCGGCCactccatttttctttaatactCTCTATGATCCTTTCTCCGAGGGGACTGATTTTGTCCGAGGCTACCCATTTAGCTTGCGAAGTGGGGTGGAATGTGGGCTGTCATGTGGGCTGTGGCTTAACTTAGCTGACTATGATGCACCTACACAGGCCCTCAAGCCAAGCGCGAGGAACTCTCGGTATGTCGATGCAGTCCTTACTGTACCAGCAAGAACGATGCTGCCCTTGAGTGGAATCAACATAGCTTTCAACAATGAGTTGGTCGGACCAACTTTGCTGCCCGCTTTTAGGCTGGCAAAGGAAGGAAAATTCAGGTGGGAAACAGTAGAAGATATATGGACTGGGATGTGTGCTAAGGTCGTCTGTGATCACCTGAGGCTTGGTGTGAAAAGTGGGCTTCCGTATGTATGGAGGCAAGAAAGAGGCAATGCTGTAGAGAGTTTGAAGAAAGAGTGGGAAGGCGTCCAGCTTATGGAGGAAGTCGTCCCCTTTTTCCAATCAGTGAGACTATCTGAAGCAGCTGTTACAGCAGAGGATTGCATTGCTGAGATTGCTGCATCAGTGAAGGAGCAACTGGGACGCTCAAATCCTATGTTTGCCCGAGCTGCTGAAAATATGGTCGAGTGGATCAAGCTCTGGAAGCAAGTACGATCTCTATAG
- the LOC105166899 gene encoding probable UDP-arabinopyranose mutase 5 isoform X2, with amino-acid sequence MRNPPTLLSLAIDSAVINFCRISDLSFVPEHILLELFVRTLKAGKLNEKILKLFIATGKEEILSVIESLNIQHILVPVLPTLIIKDDEVDIVIGALQSDLTSFMEAWRPMFSRFHLIIVKDPDLKEELKVPGGFNLNLYTKSDMDKVVDSSSSTISFSGYSCRYFGYLMSRKKYIISIDDDCIPAKDSKGELIDAVAQHITNLTTPATPFFFNTLYDPFSEGTDFVRGYPFSLRSGVECGLSCGLWLNLADYDAPTQALKPSARNSRYVDAVLTVPARTMLPLSGINIAFNNELVGPTLLPAFRLAKEGKFRWETVEDIWTGMCAKVVCDHLRLGVKSGLPYVWRQERGNAVESLKKEWEGVQLMEEVVPFFQSVRLSEAAVTAEDCIAEIAASVKEQLGRSNPMFARAAENMVEWIKLWKQVRSL; translated from the exons ATGAGAAATCCGCCCACTCTTCTATCACTCGCAATTGACTCTGCCGTCATCAATTTCTGCCGTATATCCGATCTTTCATTTGTCCCCGAGCACATTCTCCTCGAGCTCTTCGTG AGAACTTTAAAAGCTGGGAAGCTGAATGAGAAGATCTTGAAGTTATTTATAGCAACTGGCAAAGAAGAAATCCTTTCTGTTATTGAGTCACTTAATATCCAACATATTCTGGTTCCCGTCCTCCCTACCC TTATCATTAAAGATGATGAGGTGGACATTGTCATTGGCGCCCTCCAGTCGGATCTTACATCATTCATGGAAGCATGGCGACCTATGTTTTCCCGCTTCCACCTGATAATTGTCAAAGATCCTGATCTCAAAGAGGAACTTAAAGTTCCAGGAGGATTTAACCTGAACCTCTATACAAAGTCTGATATGGACAAAGTTGTGGACTCATCATCAAgtactatttctttttccgGATACTCTTGCCGGTATTTTGGCTATCTTATGTCAcgtaaaaagtatattatctCCATTGACGATGACTGCATCCCAGCTAAAGATAGCAAGGGAGAGTTGATTGACGCTGTAGCCCAGCATATTACCAACCTTACAACTCCGGCCactccatttttctttaatactCTCTATGATCCTTTCTCCGAGGGGACTGATTTTGTCCGAGGCTACCCATTTAGCTTGCGAAGTGGGGTGGAATGTGGGCTGTCATGTGGGCTGTGGCTTAACTTAGCTGACTATGATGCACCTACACAGGCCCTCAAGCCAAGCGCGAGGAACTCTCGGTATGTCGATGCAGTCCTTACTGTACCAGCAAGAACGATGCTGCCCTTGAGTGGAATCAACATAGCTTTCAACAATGAGTTGGTCGGACCAACTTTGCTGCCCGCTTTTAGGCTGGCAAAGGAAGGAAAATTCAGGTGGGAAACAGTAGAAGATATATGGACTGGGATGTGTGCTAAGGTCGTCTGTGATCACCTGAGGCTTGGTGTGAAAAGTGGGCTTCCGTATGTATGGAGGCAAGAAAGAGGCAATGCTGTAGAGAGTTTGAAGAAAGAGTGGGAAGGCGTCCAGCTTATGGAGGAAGTCGTCCCCTTTTTCCAATCAGTGAGACTATCTGAAGCAGCTGTTACAGCAGAGGATTGCATTGCTGAGATTGCTGCATCAGTGAAGGAGCAACTGGGACGCTCAAATCCTATGTTTGCCCGAGCTGCTGAAAATATGGTCGAGTGGATCAAGCTCTGGAAGCAAGTACGATCTCTATAG